A stretch of the Acomys russatus chromosome 23, mAcoRus1.1, whole genome shotgun sequence genome encodes the following:
- the Gng5 gene encoding guanine nucleotide-binding protein G(I)/G(S)/G(O) subunit gamma-5: protein MSGSSSVAAMKKVVQQLRLEAGLNRVKVSQAAADLKQFCLQNAQHDPLLTGVSSSTNPFRPQKVCSFL from the exons ATGTCGGGTTCTTCAAGCGTCGCCGCCATGAAGAAGGTGGTTCAGCAGCTTCGGCTGGAGGCCGGGCTCAACCGCGTGAAG GTTTCCCAGGCAGCTGCAGACTTGAAACAGTTCTGTCTGCAGAATGCTCAACATGACCCTCTGCTGACTGGGGTGTCTTCAAGTACAAATCCCTTCAGACCCCAGAAAGTCTGCTCCTTCTTGTAG